Proteins encoded together in one Coffea arabica cultivar ET-39 chromosome 2c, Coffea Arabica ET-39 HiFi, whole genome shotgun sequence window:
- the LOC113732463 gene encoding protein kinase STUNTED-like isoform X1, translating to MKVMGNCSLGNCKCGINYYNDLSGEDGSSEADAGDGGGAVVVVGVKMDTRSKELLTWALVKVAQSGDRVIALHVIDPNTEDKATLLSLVKSFDSVLAAYEGFCNLKQVDLKLKVSRGSPIRKVLAREAMSYGAMSLVIGTAETNHPMRSVVSVAKYCGKTVGKDISVMAVYNGKIMFRREATHSSGHDLQGSDAMGSRQKRRKTSLSCPPSLVSSTFSCEDSSSPLSSSSALEVDNPMALVPVQTQKVPEPKAGWALLRKAFLHYPKSSALSSVKKSSVMQWILKLPSLQSFAVICPDHEHNVSEKDKLLCSDLDEDKGTTVPFGAHNGLSEHFSASALEIIPKELEGLSEKYSSKCRLFSYQELLSVTSNFSPDNMIGKGGSSRVYRGILPDGKELAVKILKPSADVLKQFVSEIEIITSLNHPNIISLFGFCFEDNNLLLVYDLLSRGSLEDNLHGNQKKSNTFGWEERCKVALGVAEALEHLHNRTAVPIIHRDVKSSNILLSEDFEPKLSDFGLAMSSSSSSYQINSNDVAGTFGYLAPEYFMHGKVVDKIDVYAYGVVLLELLSGRKPIDNGHPKGPESLVTWAKQILKGGKVADLLDPSLVNAYDDERIEKMVLAASLCIRRGPQFRPNISIVAKLLQGDQETTRWARQQVKGMDEVDVEGQQSSTNIQSFINLALLNLEDHSVSSSSTEQTISVEDYLQGRWSRTSSFDQTLV from the exons ATGAAAGTGATGGGAAACTGTAGTCTGGGAAACTGTAAATGTGGTATTAATTATTATAATGATTTGAGCGGAGAAGACGGCTCCAGCGAAGCAGACGCCGGAGACGGCGGAGGAGCGGTTGTGGTGGTCGGAGTGAAAATGGATACTCGGAGTAAGGAGTTGCTGACATGGGCATTGGTTAAGGTTGCTCAGTCTGGAGATCGAGTCATTGCTCTTCACGTCATTGATCCCAATACTG AAGATAAAGCGACGTTGCTTTCGCTAGTGAAGTCATTTGATTCGGTGCTTGCTGCTTACGAAGGCTTCTGTAATTTAAAGCAG GTTGATCTGAAGCTAAAGGTAAGTAGAGGATCTCCGATTCGTAAAGTTTTAGCCCGAGAAGCAATGTCTTATGGTGCAATGAGTTTAGTTATTGGGACTGCTGAAACCAATCACCCAATGCGATCAGTGGTATCAGTGGCAAAATATTGTGGCAAAACTGTTGGCAAAGATATCTCTGTTATGGCCGTTTATAATGGCAAGATAATGTTTAGAAGAGAAGCAACACATTCATCAGGGCATGATTTACAAGGTTCTGATGCAATGGGATCTAGACAGAAGAGAAGGAAGACCTCGCTAAGCTGTCCACCGAGTTTGGTATCGAGTACGTTTTCCTGTGAAGATTCCTCTTCACCGTTGTCATCATCTAGTGCTCTAGAAGTGGACAACCCCATGGCTTTGGTGCCCGTTCAAACTCAAAAAGTGCCTGAACCAAAGGCTGGGTGGGCTTTGCTCCGAAAGGCCTTTTTGCATTACCCAAAGTCATCTGCACTATCCTCTGTCAAGAAGTCTTCTGTAATGCAATGGATATTGAAATTACCCAGCCTGCAATCTTTTGCAGTTATCTGCCCTGATCATGAACACAATGTTTCTGAGAAAGACAAGCTTCTTTGTTCTGATTTGGATGAAGATAAGGGTACAACAGTACCGTTTGGAGCTCACAATGGGCTAAGTGAACACTTTTCTGCTTCTGCCTTGGAGATTATTCCAAAAGAACTTGAAGGTCTTTCTGAGAAGTACTCATCAAAATGTCGATTGTTCAGTTACCAGGAACTTCTATCAGTGACATCTAATTTTAGCCCTG ATAATATGATAGGAAAAGGAGGAAGCAGTCGAGTTTATAGAGGGATTCTTCCAGATGGCAAGGAACTGGCtgtgaaaatattgaagccatcaGCAGATGTTCTCAAGCAATTTGTTTCAGAAATAGAGATCATAACGTCATTGAATCATCCTAATATAATATCTTTATTTGGGTTCTGTTTTGAGGATAACAATCTACTATTGGTTTATGATCTTTTATCCCGAGGAAGTCTAGAAGATAATCTTCATG GTAATCAGAAGAAAAGTAATACATTCGGTTGGGAAGAGAGATGTAAAGTTGCTTTGGGTGTTGCTGAGGCATTGGAACATTTACATAATCGAACTGCTGTGCCTATAATTCACAGGGATGTGAAATCTTCAAATATTCTTCTTTCTGAGGATTTTGAACCCAAG CTGTCAGATTTCGGACTTGCTATGTCATCCTCAAGTTCCTCATATCAGATTAATAGCAATGATGTTGCAGGAACATTTGG CTATTTGGCTCCAGAGTACTTTATGCACGGGAAAGTGGTTGACAAAATTGATGTCTACGCTTATGGTGTTGTGCTCCTTGAGCTTCTGTCTGGTCGGAAGCCAATTGACAATGGGCATCCAAAGGGCCCAGAAAGTCTGGTTACATGG GCAAAACAAATTTTGAAGGGAGGCAAGGTTGCTGACTTGTTAGACCCAAGCTTGGTTAATGCTTATGATGATGAACGGATTGAGAAAATGGTCTTGGCAGCAAGTCTTTGCATCAGACGAGGACCTCAATTTCGTCCTAATATCAGCATT GTTGCAAAACTCCTCCAAGGTGACCAAGAAACAACTAGATGGGCAAGGCAACAGGTTAAGGGTATGGACGAAGTTGATGTTGAGGGTCAGCAATCTTCAACAAATATTCAATCCTTTATTAACCTTGCCTTGCTCAATTTGGAGGATCATTCCGTTTCTAGCAGCAGCACAGAGCAAACTATCTCTGTGGAAGATTATTTGCAAGGCAGATGGAGCCGGACATCAAGCTTTGATCAGACATTAGTCTGA
- the LOC113732463 gene encoding protein kinase STUNTED-like isoform X2 — MKVMGNCSLGNCKCGINYYNDLSGEDGSSEADAGDGGGAVVVVGVKMDTRSKELLTWALVKVAQSGDRVIALHVIDPNTDKATLLSLVKSFDSVLAAYEGFCNLKQVDLKLKVSRGSPIRKVLAREAMSYGAMSLVIGTAETNHPMRSVVSVAKYCGKTVGKDISVMAVYNGKIMFRREATHSSGHDLQGSDAMGSRQKRRKTSLSCPPSLVSSTFSCEDSSSPLSSSSALEVDNPMALVPVQTQKVPEPKAGWALLRKAFLHYPKSSALSSVKKSSVMQWILKLPSLQSFAVICPDHEHNVSEKDKLLCSDLDEDKGTTVPFGAHNGLSEHFSASALEIIPKELEGLSEKYSSKCRLFSYQELLSVTSNFSPDNMIGKGGSSRVYRGILPDGKELAVKILKPSADVLKQFVSEIEIITSLNHPNIISLFGFCFEDNNLLLVYDLLSRGSLEDNLHGNQKKSNTFGWEERCKVALGVAEALEHLHNRTAVPIIHRDVKSSNILLSEDFEPKLSDFGLAMSSSSSSYQINSNDVAGTFGYLAPEYFMHGKVVDKIDVYAYGVVLLELLSGRKPIDNGHPKGPESLVTWAKQILKGGKVADLLDPSLVNAYDDERIEKMVLAASLCIRRGPQFRPNISIVAKLLQGDQETTRWARQQVKGMDEVDVEGQQSSTNIQSFINLALLNLEDHSVSSSSTEQTISVEDYLQGRWSRTSSFDQTLV, encoded by the exons ATGAAAGTGATGGGAAACTGTAGTCTGGGAAACTGTAAATGTGGTATTAATTATTATAATGATTTGAGCGGAGAAGACGGCTCCAGCGAAGCAGACGCCGGAGACGGCGGAGGAGCGGTTGTGGTGGTCGGAGTGAAAATGGATACTCGGAGTAAGGAGTTGCTGACATGGGCATTGGTTAAGGTTGCTCAGTCTGGAGATCGAGTCATTGCTCTTCACGTCATTGATCCCAATACTG ATAAAGCGACGTTGCTTTCGCTAGTGAAGTCATTTGATTCGGTGCTTGCTGCTTACGAAGGCTTCTGTAATTTAAAGCAG GTTGATCTGAAGCTAAAGGTAAGTAGAGGATCTCCGATTCGTAAAGTTTTAGCCCGAGAAGCAATGTCTTATGGTGCAATGAGTTTAGTTATTGGGACTGCTGAAACCAATCACCCAATGCGATCAGTGGTATCAGTGGCAAAATATTGTGGCAAAACTGTTGGCAAAGATATCTCTGTTATGGCCGTTTATAATGGCAAGATAATGTTTAGAAGAGAAGCAACACATTCATCAGGGCATGATTTACAAGGTTCTGATGCAATGGGATCTAGACAGAAGAGAAGGAAGACCTCGCTAAGCTGTCCACCGAGTTTGGTATCGAGTACGTTTTCCTGTGAAGATTCCTCTTCACCGTTGTCATCATCTAGTGCTCTAGAAGTGGACAACCCCATGGCTTTGGTGCCCGTTCAAACTCAAAAAGTGCCTGAACCAAAGGCTGGGTGGGCTTTGCTCCGAAAGGCCTTTTTGCATTACCCAAAGTCATCTGCACTATCCTCTGTCAAGAAGTCTTCTGTAATGCAATGGATATTGAAATTACCCAGCCTGCAATCTTTTGCAGTTATCTGCCCTGATCATGAACACAATGTTTCTGAGAAAGACAAGCTTCTTTGTTCTGATTTGGATGAAGATAAGGGTACAACAGTACCGTTTGGAGCTCACAATGGGCTAAGTGAACACTTTTCTGCTTCTGCCTTGGAGATTATTCCAAAAGAACTTGAAGGTCTTTCTGAGAAGTACTCATCAAAATGTCGATTGTTCAGTTACCAGGAACTTCTATCAGTGACATCTAATTTTAGCCCTG ATAATATGATAGGAAAAGGAGGAAGCAGTCGAGTTTATAGAGGGATTCTTCCAGATGGCAAGGAACTGGCtgtgaaaatattgaagccatcaGCAGATGTTCTCAAGCAATTTGTTTCAGAAATAGAGATCATAACGTCATTGAATCATCCTAATATAATATCTTTATTTGGGTTCTGTTTTGAGGATAACAATCTACTATTGGTTTATGATCTTTTATCCCGAGGAAGTCTAGAAGATAATCTTCATG GTAATCAGAAGAAAAGTAATACATTCGGTTGGGAAGAGAGATGTAAAGTTGCTTTGGGTGTTGCTGAGGCATTGGAACATTTACATAATCGAACTGCTGTGCCTATAATTCACAGGGATGTGAAATCTTCAAATATTCTTCTTTCTGAGGATTTTGAACCCAAG CTGTCAGATTTCGGACTTGCTATGTCATCCTCAAGTTCCTCATATCAGATTAATAGCAATGATGTTGCAGGAACATTTGG CTATTTGGCTCCAGAGTACTTTATGCACGGGAAAGTGGTTGACAAAATTGATGTCTACGCTTATGGTGTTGTGCTCCTTGAGCTTCTGTCTGGTCGGAAGCCAATTGACAATGGGCATCCAAAGGGCCCAGAAAGTCTGGTTACATGG GCAAAACAAATTTTGAAGGGAGGCAAGGTTGCTGACTTGTTAGACCCAAGCTTGGTTAATGCTTATGATGATGAACGGATTGAGAAAATGGTCTTGGCAGCAAGTCTTTGCATCAGACGAGGACCTCAATTTCGTCCTAATATCAGCATT GTTGCAAAACTCCTCCAAGGTGACCAAGAAACAACTAGATGGGCAAGGCAACAGGTTAAGGGTATGGACGAAGTTGATGTTGAGGGTCAGCAATCTTCAACAAATATTCAATCCTTTATTAACCTTGCCTTGCTCAATTTGGAGGATCATTCCGTTTCTAGCAGCAGCACAGAGCAAACTATCTCTGTGGAAGATTATTTGCAAGGCAGATGGAGCCGGACATCAAGCTTTGATCAGACATTAGTCTGA